The window CACTCGATGCGCAAACGGAACGAGCAAGCACAGCCGCTGACCGTGATGGCAACATACAGGACAGATCGAGTCTAACTACGATGAGACCGTCGACTCTTTCGATGAGATGAACCTCAAGTCGGAGCTCCTCCGCGGTAAGCACCCCATCGGTCGACAACGATACCCAATAGGGTGGCAATAAGATCAAAGATTTTCTGACAATTTCCAAAGGTATCTATGCCTACGGTTTCGAGCGCCCCTCTGCTATTCAGCAGCGTGCTATCATGCCCGTCATCAAGGGTAAGACTACTCCAACCCCCGTCGCATACACACGACATGTCCTAACAAGATATCAGGCCATGATGTTATCGCCCAGGCTCAGTCCGGTACTGGCAAGACTGCCACCTTCTCTATCTCGGTCCTCCAGAAGATCGACACCTCCCTCAAGCAGTGCCAGGCCCTCATTCTCGCCCCCACCCGTGAGTTGGCCCAGCAGATTCAGAAGGTCGTTGTCGCCATTGGCGACTTCATGAACATTGAGTGCCACGCCTGCATTGGTGGTACCAGCGTCCGAGACGATATGAAGGCTCTCGGCGAGGGCCCCCAGGTGGTTGTCGGTACCCCCGGTCGTGTCCACGACATGATTCAGCGTCGTTTCCTTAAGACGGACTCCATGAAGATGTTTGTCCTCGACGAGGCCGATGAGATGTTGTCTGTAAGTAATATTTGTGGGCTGGTGTAGGTTGTGGGTGCGAATCCAAGCTAACCCCCTTCTAGCGTGGTTTCACTGAGCAGATCTACGACatcttccagctccttccCCAGAGCACCCAGGTCGTCCTTCTCTCGGCCACCATGCCCCAGGACGTCCTTGAGGTCACCACCAAGTTCATGCGCGACCCCGTCCGCATCTTGGTCAAGAAGGACGAGCTTACCCTTGAAGGTATCAAGCAGTTCTACATCGCcgtcgagaaggaggagtggaagCTCGATACCCTCTCCGATTTGTATGAGactgtcaccatcacccaggCCGTCATCTTCTGCAACACCCGCCGCAAGGTCGACTGGCTTACCGACAAGCTCACTGCCCGCGATTTCACCGTCTCGGCCATGCACGGTGACATGGACCAGGCCCAGCGTGACCTCATCATGAAGGAGTTCCGCTCCGGCTCCTCTCGTGTCCTCATCGCCACTGACCTTTTGGCCCGTGGTATTGATGTCCAGCAGGTTTCCCTGGTCATCAACTACGATCTCCCCGCCAACCGTGAGAACTACATTCATCGCAttggtcgtggtggtcgttTCGGTCGCAAGGGTGTTGCGATCAACTTTGTCACTGCTGATGATGTCCGCATGATGCGCGAGATTGAGCAGTTCTACAGCACCCAGATTGAGGAGATGCCGATGAACGTGGCCGACCTCATCTAAACAGCACACATCTGTACGACGCTCCTGGACCGTTTTTCTCTGTTCTTACAGCATACCTGGTCACGTTCTGCGCATCGGCATTGAGATACACTGAAGAGCAGCGTGATTGCGTTCGTCTGGTAGgtagggaggagggaatCTGCTTTATCGCTCGGgaattttttttattttagTGTTTTTGCCAAAGGCCTGGGCatctgggggtgggtttCCGTTACCCATAAAAGCGTTGATAGGAGGGATAGGCTGAGAGCATCTGCACCGTAATCTGTTTGGATGGTGCGAGGTGCTTTAGGACGGATAGTGCCTATCAATGAAGGCTGGTTTTCTTTTATCTGCGTTGTCTTTGGCTTGTTTCACGGTGTTATGTGTATCCAGGGATGTTACCAAAAATCCAACGTAGACCGAacccaaaagaagaagagacgaGGAAGGGCTGTTCGAGATGTGCCTATTTATGGTGACTGATGATGTGAGCCTCCTGGGAGCTGTTTCCAAGACATGTCCATCCATTGCCTTCTTTGACAGGTCTGATATGCGTCAAGTGAATATATATTTAGTCGTCAAGTGAATATAAATCCAGCCCCTCGGTACGTGCACACCCCCGCGGCCAACAGTGGGTCCTGGACAGGACAGTTCCATCTTGGCACAACAACGGCCCCACTTGCGTCTAAAGGCCTTGGCGTTCCATTCTCCAACTGTGTTGCGACCGCAACTTTGAACCAACTCTCGACCATTGCCAACATCACCTAGATCGCCTCCCATTTTCGATCTTTACCCTCCCTACCAAATTGCCCAGCATGGAACGTATTCTCGACCGCAGCCTTGACGAGATCCTTGCCGACCGCAAGCAGGTTTGTCCAAcagccctccccaccgccggTTGCTTGTTGACCGCCCCCCGGTATCCTGCATCACAGGTGGCGCCGTGAAGGAAGATGCTGACGCGAGACTGCAGAACAACAGAGGAGGCAATCGGGGAAACCGCggcggcaacagcagcaattcCCGGGACGGTCGTCTCCGTAGGcgcgacaacaacaacaacaacaacaacaacaacgacaatcGGTCGGATTATCCCAGGGATGGCGTAAGAAAGGTACGCTCGTTGCGACTGTTTCTCCCCTCTACCCGTTTTTCTTCGAGTACGGTCTGTTGTCAAGTTTCTCGCAAAAAACACCATTTGCTTAAGCTCGTCGGGCGACCGCTATCTCTAGGTTGAAtgaaccctctcctccctttctATTTTACCGCACCTCCGGGTCACTTCTCAGACTGTTCGACGCCGCCATTCAATCCACACAGACGATACTCCCtgatgtgtgttgtgtgcGCTTCGATGCGGCCTCGGATCGGATCGGAATCGCGACCGGGGGGAATAGGTAACGCATTGGTTGAAACTTGCCGGCTAACAGCTCCCGTTTCTTGTGAGGGAGAAACAGTCCTTCAGAGACGAAGCGCCTCGCAACCTCGACACGTACGTATAGATATTTCGACCCATCGGCCCGGGTTAAAGACACAGGCCGGAAAATTGACGGATTCCGCAGCGAATGGGTTCATGACAGATATGAGGATCATGGTATGTTgggtcgaggatgaggtttGGGGGACGTGCTAACAATTGTTTGTAGGGAGCCGCCGATCTGCTCCGAGAAGACGAAACTCGAACGAGTACTCTGGGTATGGCAGGATACCATGGAGTGTTTTATTTTCATGTATGGTAACTAACCGGGTTTCAGCGACTCGAGAGGCAGCAAGATCCGTGTGGATAATATCCACTATGAGTTGACGCaagaggagttggaggtATGTCAAAACATTTCGGTTGACTGTTTCGGGGTTTCAAGCTCACCAGCATATGCAGGGACTCTTTTCCAGCATTGGCCCTCTCGTCAAGTTGGAGATGAAGTATGACCGCGCCGGCCGCTCAGAGGGTACAGCGTTTGTCACGTACCAGTCATCCCACGACGCTGCACAGGCAATCAAGGAGTTTGACGGTGCCAACGCTGCCGGCCAGCCAATCCGCCTTACCATGATGCCTACGGGCCCAAGGCGCAACCCATTTGATACTGCGATCAACCCTCGCCCGCTTGCCGAGCGTATCACGGTCCCGAGCGGCAGATCCCGTTCGCTTTCGCCCCATCGCCAGtctgatgaggaggccgcTCGCAAGGGCATCGACAGATACCGACCTGGCGCCAGTCGTTCGCGCAGCCCTATGCCCCCGAGACGTcgtgaaggaggtggaggtggccgGAGACAGGGCGGGGGTGGCCGTCGGGAGCGTGGAGGTGGTAGACGTGACGACGGCGGgcgtggcggtggtgagaagtCTGAGAGACGTCCAAAGAAGACCCAAGAGGAGTTGGAcgccgagatggaggattactttggcggtggcggtgctCAGCAGAACGATGCGGCTCCTGCTGCGAATGGTGCGGCGGCTCAGCAGCAGACTGACGGGGACATTGACATGATTGAGTAGATCAGTCAGCGGGGGAATGATTGGTACACGGGATAGCATGGGATGGGGTTTTATAATCATAAGCAACTAAAGCGAAGTATGGATATCGCTGCTTGTTGGTACgcgcttttttttttttggctgttATTCTATAGGAACTCTACTCCTTTATCAAGCGTTGATGTTTTGCGTCtttggttgctgctgaggtgTGGTGTTATATACGGCTCAAACTGCCAGAGTCATGGTGGTCGGTTCTGTACAGGATGTATGTTGTCAAAGGCCAAGTTATTATCATTCAACAGCACGGTTTTTGAAGTACATATAGGTGTACTAGACGAACTTTGTTTTACTATGATCAGTCCAAAAGTTCACTGGACTAGATATACAGGCAGACTTGTAGACACGACAATACATTCTTGCCCGAGTTTCGAGTCGTAGCTGCCTTTTGCACTAAGCATTGAGAACTGATGCAATGTGAGCACGCAACCGCGGGGTTGTTTGATTTTCCCGTCCGTCACTTACAAAGCCCTCCTCACTCACCAACCATCTAATATTATCAGCCCTCAAGTTCCCTAAAACCCTCACTTTATGGAAGTCTAAAACATATTTCAAGTATCTGAATCCTCCAATGGCAGACCTCCCCGACTTTGACGCCCTCCGGGGCAGGCACCTCGGCCTAATAGGGGTCATCTCCATGGGGGACATGGGAAGCGGGGTCGCGCGGTTGCTGATGGCGCATAATTATGCTGTGTTGACCAATGTTTCCGACAGGAGGTCTGTTCCTTCCCATTTTACGTGTCCTGTCCATACTGACACCTTCCCAGCGAGGACACCAAATCCCGCGCGCTCTCCGCCGgcgccgtcctcctcccctctgaCGAGTTACTAGTCGACCACTCGGACCTCATCCTGTCCATTGT is drawn from Podospora pseudocomata strain CBS 415.72m chromosome 1 map unlocalized CBS415.72m_1, whole genome shotgun sequence and contains these coding sequences:
- the TIF1 gene encoding translation initiation factor eIF4A (EggNog:ENOG503NUYA; COG:J), with protein sequence MADKGLEDVPEGQIESNYDETVDSFDEMNLKSELLRGIYAYGFERPSAIQQRAIMPVIKGHDVIAQAQSGTGKTATFSISVLQKIDTSLKQCQALILAPTRELAQQIQKVVVAIGDFMNIECHACIGGTSVRDDMKALGEGPQVVVGTPGRVHDMIQRRFLKTDSMKMFVLDEADEMLSRGFTEQIYDIFQLLPQSTQVVLLSATMPQDVLEVTTKFMRDPVRILVKKDELTLEGIKQFYIAVEKEEWKLDTLSDLYETVTITQAVIFCNTRRKVDWLTDKLTARDFTVSAMHGDMDQAQRDLIMKEFRSGSSRVLIATDLLARGIDVQQVSLVINYDLPANRENYIHRIGRGGRFGRKGVAINFVTADDVRMMREIEQFYSTQIEEMPMNVADLI
- a CDS encoding uncharacterized protein (EggNog:ENOG503P273; COG:A); translation: MERILDRSLDEILADRKQNNRGGNRGNRGGNSSNSRDGRLRRRDNNNNNNNNNDNRSDYPRDGSFRDEAPRNLDTYFDPSARVKDTGRKIDGFRSEWVHDRYEDHGSRRSAPRRRNSNEYSGDSRGSKIRVDNIHYELTQEELEGLFSSIGPLVKLEMKYDRAGRSEGTAFVTYQSSHDAAQAIKEFDGANAAGQPIRLTMMPTGPRRNPFDTAINPRPLAERITVPSGRSRSLSPHRQSDEEAARKGIDRYRPGASRSRSPMPPRRREGGGGGRRQGGGGRRERGGGRRDDGGRGGGEKSERRPKKTQEELDAEMEDYFGGGGAQQNDAAPAANGAAAQQQTDGDIDMIE